The genomic window taattaaataGATAGTAAAAAATTGGCAAAACCAAAACAATGAAGAGTCATGGATCTCTCTTACCTTGAATCAACAAAACAAGTGGTGCTATTGATGAGTACTGTTGATTGACGGTGCGTTCTACAACGACGACTTCAAAAAGCAGAAACTAACTAAATGATGATCTGCAAAACAacaatattaaaacaaaatagtACAATCACAATTTGCAAAATATTAGTGAAGTGAAGgagaacaaattaattaatgtatacCTCCAACTACTTGTTCAACAAACTCTCCAACCTTTCAAATCAACAGAGCCAATTaaaaaaatgcagaaaaataaatatatgagatCATTTTACTTCACTTTTTctagttttcttttttcttttttttttatatgaatggaaaaataacaaaacaaaaaactgaaagacagattaataaaacaaaaataagaagaGGTTGAAAACTGAGATCTGAAAGACGAAGTGCAAATATCTTTTGTATAGTTTTGAAGCTGTTTTGGTTTCTTTGCTCGGATGAGTACTTTGAGGAATAATAATTGAGCTAAAACTTTGTTGAAGTGATTAAAGCTCTTTTGGTTTGTTGGTCGGACTGGGTGGCTTTGATTTAGATAATGATAAGGCATTTTACTACTGTAGAACCTTTTTAAAAGTTAAGTACCAATTCTACTATACTCCATGATTGTACTCCTAAACAATACTGGGTTAttcgatgttttctctccccaccccccgtgaatcttttatccccctgagtttccaattttgcccttgaaaaaacttcggttcgtagaaaccgaagttttttttttgccttgaaaacaaatttcggtttctaaaaaccgaaatttactctgaatttgcactagaaaaaattcggtttctgcgaaccgaattttttacaagggcaaaattggaatattgggggtataaaagaaacacggggggcccgaagagaaaacatcggGTTATTTACTTCGTCAATCAATTCTACGATACTCGATAATTGTACGTTTGAAATGTCAAAGATCCTCTTGAAATTGTAATATATCTCAAATATTTCTTGAAATTTGAATATTGTCAAATATACCCCTTAATTTGTAAGACGAAAATTTAATTTGCATAAAAAGAAATAGGGGAGGATTCAATGCCCATGGATCCCTTGTTCATGTGTTATGGGCGATGACATCTTGATGGATGGGAGTTCGTTGGTCCGTCAACTGAGGAGGAGGCGAGTAACTTAAGGCTGAGGGTGGACCAATTAGAAAACACTCTTGTTGATCGAAATGCCAAATTGGAAGTGGCTTATGGTTTTTGAGAGAGATTTGGCCACTCCGGAGGAGATGAATAGCCTTCAAAAGAGAGTAGACAGTCTTAGAGCCACCCGCATAAATAACCAAGAAGCTATCCaaaggctgctgaaggaatatGAGGGTGTCAAGGTTGCAGTTGCGTAAGAGAGAAGTCACGAAAGGTTGCTTTTGAGTTACAGAGGGATGAAGTCATGTCGGACATTGGTCATGTTGGTCAGCAGGCTTTCTAGAATGTTGTCGACCAACTCCAGGTGCTAAATTCGGGTGTTCCTTTGCTTGAGGGTTTGGATTACTAGAAGATTGTGGTGGATGGAGCTGTTGTGGACCCTCCCGTTGGTGATAACGAAGTTAAAACTTCCGgctttatattttgttatatcTCTTTTGTTGGGTGCCATGGTGTATGTACTGGGTATCCCCTTTTGATATAATGATTACTTGTTGCTCTGGGTTTTAACCGTAGAGCCGCGGCTCTCCTTTAACCATCTGGACAAATCAATATCAACCAAAATGCGTACATAATGTTCAAAGGTCCAATTCATTGTGAAATCATCTAAAGTAAGAGGAGTACAAATTGCACTCGCGATTTCAAACAAAGTGCATTGTCTCTAATACTCTTGCAGTAACTCCATAAATTGAATGCAAATTTGGGCATAAGTTTGTCCGAGTACAAGGATTAAAATAATTGGTCCATTTAGATAAACAGAGCACGCCAAGCTTTAGGTTAACTGTTGCCATAGACCAAGCCAGACACATCGTCATAAGAAGTAAACTGAAATTCATAAAAATGTCATAAGAAGTAAACTGATATTCATAAAAATCACGTCCTAAAGATAATATGATTTACACAAAGCAGCTAGTATGATTTTTAGATCACAAGCGGCTTGTCACCCTTATTCAGCAACAATCTACCATGTAAATTTCTTTTGCAATCAgtgaggcctaactcatcccgCTTGCgtaattttaataaatagtGCTAATTTATATCTCACAAGAGTTACAGGGCAAGTGAGCTGGCTAATTTGTATCTCACAAGAGTCATGTAGTACTTGTGCGGAACAATCGTGATGGAACGTGATTAGCAGTCGTCTATGATGGAGAAGTACTGATAATGCATGCTCACACAACCATGCTGATGAAGCCCTAGCCTCCAACAGAAGGAGATGAAACCCAACCAACCTGTTgtgaagaaagaaagaacagtGCTACTGATATAATGAACTTCACTGTTTGTTTGATATAATGAACTTCACTGTTTGAAGAAAACAATTACCCACTCATGCTATATAGAGCTCTTGCTCCATCAATCAATCCCCTTGCCAAAATTGGCACCTAACTAAAAGGCCCTCGGTTTCCAAAGGACGGTATTATGACTTTAAATTCTATTTGACAAAGGTACCAATCGTAGAAACAAGTGCACCAACGTGACGTAGAAAACCAAACAGGTTCCTCAACATGAGGAAGGAGAAGACAAAGACGTTTTGTGTATATATGGTCCTACGGTGAGAAAAATTAAGTTGAAagtaaagtgatttatgtttgtatacatttatataaaagtgagttaaacaataaatttaagtaaaaaaaaatcaattctaaaatCAGAAACTATGATTTCTACCTTCAAGTAGCATATATTCTATTCTGGAATCAGAAGCTATGATTTCTACCTTCAAGTAGCATCAATTCTATTCTAGAATTAGAAGCTATGGTTTCTAGcatcaagtagaatcaattttgGAGGCAAAGGctagcacttttttttttcttttccgaAGAATAAAAAAGGCTCACGCTGTTAACAATCTTCCTCTAATCTAGAGTTGATAGACAAATAACAGCAAAACTGTATCCCCTAATATCTTTCGCATATACTCAACCCATAGTAACAAAGATTAACCAAAACTTCAAATTAGACCAATAACATTACTAGTACTAAATCAGACGAGATCCttaaaataacaacaacatccAATTACAATGACATAAGTTTGCATCAGTAAAATAACATAGCAAAATCCAAACTCAAATTACAACAAACGACAGTAAAAAAGTTTTCAAATTCCAAACCCAAAttcttttttctaaaaaaacaagaaaaaagaaaacatcatAATTCTAGTTATCATAGTAGCATTTGAAAAATCACTGTAGATCGCCTCTGCATGTGATTCTAACATACCTACCGTAATATCAAACATAGACTTAATCAGTAGCTCCATAAGCCTCCAAATTCTCTCCAGTAAGTCTGCAAAGCCTCCATTCCTGCAAAACCTTAGCACCCATATCCTCATAAAACTTAATAGCATTAACATTCCAATCAAGCACAACCCATTCAACTCTTCCATACCCCATTTTCACCGCTTGTTTCGCAACAGCAGTAAGCAACATTTTCCCAAACCCTTTCCTCCTATAACACTCTCTCACAAACAGATCCTCAACATAAAAACCAGATTTTCCCAAAAAAGTTGAATAGTtaggaaaaaacaaaacaaacccaGCAACAAAAACATCATTTCCATGCTGAGTTCTAAACAATTCTTTCTCTGGGTCATTAATTGGAAGATCCAAGTTCACAACTTTTGTTAAGGGTTTATAAAATGGGTCGTTGTTAAAATGAGTGTCGGTGAAAGGGTTTTGAGAGACTTCAAGGATGAAGATGGTGGTGGAATGGAAGGGTTTGCTATCAGGTGTGAAGAGAGTGGAGGAGTATGAAGATTCGGTGGCGGTGACGAGGTGTGTGAGGCGTTCGAAAACGGCCATTTGATGCATTAGTTTGTGGATGAAGGGAACGTCGGAAGGGGTAGCTAAGCGGATGCGTGTGAAGACTGGGTGACGTGGTAAGGCGGTTTCTGGCATGGTTATGGGGGCTtctgttggtggtggtggtgctgCGGCGGCCATTGGTGGTTTGGGTTTGGTTGAATGGAAgaggttttttgttttgttggagAGTTCTAGATATTGATACGTGTGTGAGTGTGTTTGTGTCAGTTGGCACAGTGGAAATGTGGGTGCTACAATTGCGTGACGGGTGAGAAAATCAATGCtttcactttaaaaaaatttacaaaaaagaagaaaagaaaacgGTTTTACTTACCTTTGGTCTGATGAAAGaaagtggaagaaaaaaaaaaattatgcaattttctttcctctcactttTTTTTCATCATACTAAATGGACTGAGGAATTGGATCATCTTCAGTAATGCTCTATCTATTACGCCTTT from Trifolium pratense cultivar HEN17-A07 linkage group LG1, ARS_RC_1.1, whole genome shotgun sequence includes these protein-coding regions:
- the LOC123924713 gene encoding probable acetyltransferase NATA1-like translates to MAAAAPPPPTEAPITMPETALPRHPVFTRIRLATPSDVPFIHKLMHQMAVFERLTHLVTATESSYSSTLFTPDSKPFHSTTIFILEVSQNPFTDTHFNNDPFYKPLTKVVNLDLPINDPEKELFRTQHGNDVFVAGFVLFFPNYSTFLGKSGFYVEDLFVRECYRRKGFGKMLLTAVAKQAVKMGYGRVEWVVLDWNVNAIKFYEDMGAKVLQEWRLCRLTGENLEAYGATD